One window of the Lepeophtheirus salmonis chromosome 7, UVic_Lsal_1.4, whole genome shotgun sequence genome contains the following:
- the Remo gene encoding adhesion G protein-coupled receptor A2, with amino-acid sequence MILLYCLLLTLWSPTRGSEECPAGCYCHPLKNVPVPDAMLPFGHTIALKVNCHALADPEALDFSNLPENTIHLDLAKYGLKAIDKNDFVAVPWLEKLDLQGNQISSIQEGSFIRLKYLEILDLSRNNLRVISPDMFDGLVRLSRLKLNDNSIMRIEKGSLEHLNSLTKLELADNQFLCDCHIAWFLDYIESFKNNNKNSPLANPLRTKCALPIHLADVPLKRLRKESLLDCDNDMATNGSPTLSGRIEISPEEDIIAFKGDILKIVCEMKVLSSSHSDNKIFWNLKGKSVASYSWSNISVNEEYASDTYRSILTVHGLDVVHSGDWLCKSRHSSSSDLDVLVIPSNSQTCTKTLVSKTVKGEYEWKPSLGGHTQRLPCQKPLPGTLGFAYRVCRENGQWDHEVNVSQCAYTSPFTDSLRKFALMNTSTFDRTSLFESAAVLRNFTSHPYMFKDVSDLDYFARAVDNYVPFMDATSFPLADVITDMIANILGVDPDLLLQGERQKGVVTKLRNVLMNITSIAPDYSYHKKGVLVVSTIPQSKERTACSWSENDFECSEMKAPESYSYKSSATLVSAEFEANHARQPLRIVTFGNSSLFISKSQEGVLPLSSYVLGIWSTHKSGNTSVKVSLLAKSAELKYIEPVTWNGERWVTGVCSSATIIRVNKDELPQFTFSCPMTGFFALKGIPGGKFGGFDEYSDSSTHQSVSHFGSVPILLTLIILIAVYGSLPLYTVSKKIKICLLNLWISSAALIYFFVGGTYLTDDNLICSFVGILLHFTTLSTLMWFFVSINTLYTKVSSRKEDKRPSAHFFLPSSSSMCTTRQSNDRFWFLEKRSFVLLRYYLLGWGLPLVFCLVSGAADLSSYRGENYCFMKTTTFLGLLIVPWALITALILGFSLSTYCLLHSPPSHITEHATPSHVTDNSYSEDKCSVVSLSNDFGDAKGLLRALLFSYCLFFINVDIRGMFRHLSYIEHSRYRRNCLCHTVYIFRCKLCIFQCSLLCFCSERTWGTMS; translated from the exons ATGATTTTGCTGTATTGTCTTCTATTGACATTGTGGAGTCCGACCCGCGGCTCTGAAGAGTGTCCCGCAGGCTGCTATTGTCACCCTCTCAAGAATGTTCCCGTGCCGGATGCCATGCTTCCTTTTGGCCACACAATTGCCCTCAAAGTCAATTGCCATGCCTTGGCGGATCCGGAGGCGCTGGATTTCTCCAATCTCCCGGAAAATACGATTCATTTGGACTTGGCCAAGTATGGACTCAAAGCCATTGACAAAAACGACTTTGTGGCTGTGCCATGGCTCGAAAAGTTGGATCTGCAAGGGAATCAAATATCCTCCATTCAGGAAGGATCTTTTATACGCCTTAAATATCTAGAAATTCTGGATTTGTCCAGGAATAATCTACGGGTCATTTCTCCAGATATGTTTGATG GCTTGGTACGTCTTAGTCGTCTTAAACTCAATGATAATAGCATCATGCGAATCGAAAAGGGATCTTTAGAACACCTCAACTCTCTCACCAAACTGGAGTTGGCTGATAATCAATTTCTGTGCGACTGTCACATCGCCTGGTTTCTCGATTACATagaatcattcaaaaataataataaaaacagtccTCTAGCAAATCCCTTAAGAACAAAGTGTGCTTTACCCATTCACTTGGCAGATGTTCCACTTAAAAGATTGAGAAAAGAGTCGTTATTGGATTGTGACAACGACATGGCAACAAATGGTTCTCCTACTCTAAGTGGGAGGATTGAGATCTCTCCTGAGGAAGACATAATTGCTTTTAAAGGGGATATCCTTAAAATTGTTTGTGAAATGAAAGTTCTTAGTTCAAGTCATTCGGATAACAAG ATTTTTTGGAATCTTAAAGGAAAGTCTGTGGCTTCTTACTCATGGAGTAATATTTCAGTAAATGAAGAATATGCATCGGATACATATCGTAGCATTCTAACAGTACATGGACTTGACGTTGTTCACTCAGGGGATTGGCTATGTAAATCTCGACACTCCTCATCTAGTGATCTTGATGTTCTTGTTATACCGTCTAACTCACAAACATGCACTAAAACTCTCGTTTCAAAGACAGTGAAAGGAGAATACGAGTGGAAGCCTTCTCTTGGAGGGCATACTCAGAGACTACCTTGTCAAAAGCCTCTTCCAGGAACACTCGGCTTTGCTTATAGAGTATGTAGAGAAAATGGCCAATGGGATCACGAAGTGAATGTATCTCAATGTGCTTACACGTCTCCTTTTACCGATAGTCTTCGAAAATTTGCATTAATGAATACGTCCACTTTCGATCGAACTTCTTTATTCGAGAGTGCTGCTGTTTTAAGGAATTTCACAAGTCACCCATATATGTTTAAGGACGTTTCTGACTTGGACTACTTTGCGCGAGCTGTTGATAACTATGTACCCTTTATGGACGCTACTTCATTTCCTCTTGCAGATGTTATTACGGATATGATTGCAAATATACTTGGAGTTGATCCGGATTTACTTTTACAGGGTGAAAGGCAAAAGGGTGTTGTCACGAAGCTTCGTAATGTTCTGATGAATATAACCTCAATAGCTCCAGATTATTCATATCATAAAAAAGGAGTTCTTGTTGTATCAACTATTCCTCAATCAAAAGAAAGAACTGCTTGCTCTTGGAGTGAAAATGACTTTGAATGCTCAGAGATGAAGGCCCCTGAAAGTTATTCCTATAAAAGTTCAGCAACACTGGTTTCTGCTGAATTTGAAGCTAATCATGCACGCCAACCTCTTCGTATTGTAACGTTTGGCAACTCTagtctttttatttctaaaagtcAAGAAGGTGTATTACCCTTATCTTCATATGTTCTTGGTATATGGAGTACTCACAAATCAGGGAACACCTCTGTCAAAGTGTCCCTTCTTGCTAAATCCGCGgaactaaaatatattgaacCTGTTACATGGAATGGAGAAAGATGGGTGACTGGTGTTTGCTCCTCTGCTACCATAATTAGAGTTAATAAAGATGAACTACCTCAGTTTACATTTTCATGTCCTATGACCGGGTTTTTTGCACTCAAAGGAATTCCTGGTGGAAAATTTGGAGGTTTTGATGAATATAGTGACTCAAGTACTCATCAAAGTGTTTCTCACTTTGGCTCAGTTCCTATACTGTTGACGTTAATCATATTGATTGCTGTCTACGGATCTTTGCCTCTCTACacagtttctaaaaaaattaaaatttgtctaCTAAATTTGTGGATCTCTTCAGCAGCGCTAATATACTTCTTCGTCGGTGGAACATATCTTACAGACGATAACCTTATCTGCAGTTTTGTTGGAATTCTCTTACATTTTACAACGCTCTCTACTCTTATGTGGTTTTTTGTGAGTATAAATACTCTTTATACCAAGGTGTCCTCTCGAAAAGAAGACAAAAGGCCATCTGCGCACTTCTTCTTACCTTCTTCGTCTTCCATGTGTACTACTAGACAAAGCAATGATCGATTTTGGTTCTTGGAGAAGAGAAGCTTTGTCCTTTTGCGATACTATCTATTAGGATGGGGTCTACCTCTAGTTTTTTGCCTGGTTTCGGGAGCAGCAGACTTATCCTCTTATAGAGgtgaaaattattgttttatgaaGACAACAACCTTTTTAGGTCTTCTCATTGTTCCTTGGGCACTCATTACAGCACTCATTCTCGGATTTTCCCTATCAACATACTGTCTTTTACACTCACCCCCTTCTCACATAACTGAACACGCTACTCCTAGCCATGTTACCGACAATTCTTATTCTGAAGATAAGTGTAGTGTTGTCAGTTTATCAAATGACTTCGGTGATGCAAAAGGCCTCCTCCGAGCTTTGCTTTTTtcttattgtctttttttcattaacgtGGATATCAGGGGCATGTTCCGTCATTTGTCCTATATCGAACACTCCCGATATAGAAGGAATTGCCTTTGCcatactgtatatatttttcggTGTAAGTTATGCATTTTTCAATGCAGCCTATTATGCTTTTGCTCGGAGAGAACTTGGGGCACAATGTCTTAA